In the genome of Armatimonadota bacterium, one region contains:
- a CDS encoding aspartyl protease codes for MGMTHVEGVVTGPGGQRETVLFLVDSGATYTLLPHTVWQSIGLSPTRTMTFSLADGSTMQRQVSECHISLPHGQGHTPVILGEPGDEALLGTVTLEILGLVLNPFTRQLQPMRLVLT; via the coding sequence GTGGGCATGACGCACGTCGAAGGAGTCGTGACCGGCCCCGGCGGCCAGCGTGAGACAGTGCTGTTCCTGGTCGACAGCGGGGCGACCTACACGCTGCTTCCCCACACTGTCTGGCAATCGATAGGCCTGTCGCCAACGCGGACCATGACATTCTCCTTGGCCGACGGCAGTACGATGCAGCGCCAGGTGTCCGAGTGCCACATCTCGCTTCCGCATGGGCAGGGCCACACGCCCGTGATCCTGGGTGAGCCCGGGGACGAGGCTCTGCTTGGCACGGTTACGCTGGAGATCCTGGGACTTGTCTTGAATCCATTCACGCGACAACTGCA